One region of Salvia miltiorrhiza cultivar Shanhuang (shh) chromosome 3, IMPLAD_Smil_shh, whole genome shotgun sequence genomic DNA includes:
- the LOC131014881 gene encoding putative late blight resistance protein homolog R1B-14 → MAAYAALASLSQTTHLTINKHKSHFSIDAGENIRSIHEYVNFLLLFLQDFPEKSKCWEVKMRDVAHEAEDIIELYMSQLSYCRWIKPSNVKFEDQLRNVTLKLCLMAGDLIDEGPAHSRLVVSSSSSSRAATTGNSAVVGLDDDVMAIKDRLCGLSSKLQVIPIVGMGGIGKTTLARNVYDDLLVVEHFYVRVWLTVSQDYSARKVLFDVLYSINLIEQRMCLGVEDSMELREEQMRREETDYSTMAVKVYKKLKGRRYLIVMDDVWSTKVWDDVRNIFPDDGNGSRIMLTTRLRDIATYPDSNSPPHEMRFMDDSQSWDLLKGKVFANCNCPPELEHVGKEIARSCAGLPLAVVLVAGFLSAVNKTQYSWEEISKNVNPSVGEELERILSLSYTHLPHHLRPCFLFIGVFPEDEIIRASRLIKLWVAEGFLKHQNGCSKSLEEEAEEYLEDLVKRNLVTVTSRKSDGKIKCCSLHDMVRDLCIRKAHDERFLRVADSRVVRQGMINERRISFRLSDIDDFWCPTIRTMLCFELWSFPSSPEFLRRFRLLRILDAVGGNSKDLPSQVFELFHFRYLALNCSSSIPSAISNLLNLQTLIIIPTTNSWHKFISDEDVSHFSLPLEIWRMPQLRHIVLYDLYMLPHPPDGSNLPLVNLQSLSYIIDLVWTEEILQMIPNVKRLGLAYKSNKGYHLHLLKHLHQLEKLELYGFYGFPWVEHNLITFPRTLKKLTLAARGFPWEYMSVVGSLPNLQVLKLRDYACDGDTWETADGEFPQLRFLLIEGSDLQHWITESSHFPRLQCLVLQYCWNLREIPECIGEIPTLELIEVDHCNEDLEKSAKQINEDQQSYGNNTLHVRTI, encoded by the coding sequence ATGGCAGCGTATGCCGCTCTTGCTTCCCTTTCTCAAACTACACATCTTACTATCAATAAACACAAATCTCACTTTTCTATCGACGCGGGAGAAAATATTAGATCCATCCACGAGTACGTCAATTTCTTGCTATTGTTCCTCCAAGATTTTCCAGAGAAATCCAAGTGTTGGGAAGTCAAGATGAGGGACGTAGCTCATGAAGCTGAAGATATTATCGAACTATATATGTCCCAGCTGTCATACTGTAGATGGATTAAGCCGTCAAACGTGAAATTTGAAGACCAGCTCAGAAATGTAACTCTAAAGTTATGTTTGATGGCTGGGGATTTGATAGACGAGGGACCTGCTCACTCACGTCTTGTTGTctcatcgtcatcttcatcaAGAGCTGCAACTACTGGAAACAGTGCGGTGGTTGGTTTAGACGACGACGTTATGGCAATTAAGGATCGGCTTTGTGGTTTGTCATCCAAACTGCAAGTCATCCCCATAGTGGGTATGGGTGGGATAGGTAAGACTACTCTTGCTAGAAATGTTTATGATGATCTACTAGTTGTCGAGCATTTTTACGTTCGTGTTTGGCTCACAGTATCACAAGATTACAGTGCGCGGAAAGTTCTTTTTGATGTTCTATATTCAATAAACTTGATTGAACAAAGAATGTGTTTGGGTGTTGAAGATTCAATGGAATTGAGAGAAGAACAAATGCGTAGAGAGGAGACTGATTATTCTACAATGGCGGTGAAAGTGTACAAAAAATTGAAGGGTAGGAGATATCTCATTGTCATGGATGATGTCTGGAGCACAAAGGTTTGGGATGATGTGAGGAATATATTCCCGGATGATGGTAATGGAAGTCGAATCATGTTAACCACAAGGCTACGGGATATAGCCACTTATCCCGACTCTAATAGTCCTCCTCATGAGATGAGGTTCATGGATGATTCTCAAAGTTGGGATTTGCTTAAGGGAAAGGTGTTTGCAAACTGCAATTGCCCACCTGAGTTGGAACATGTCGGGAAAGAGATTGCAAGAAGCTGTGCAGGGCTACCCCTTGCTGTTGTCTTGGTTGCTGGATTCCTGTCTGCAGTCAACAAGACTCAATACTCTTGGGAGGAAATTTCCAAAAATGTAAATCCAAGTGTTGGTGAAGAGCTAGAGAGGATATTATCTTTGAGTTACACGCACTTGCCTCATCATTTGAGGCCGTGTTTTCTATTTATTGGAGTGTTTCCAGAAGATGAAATTATTCGTGCTTCAAGACTTATTAAATTATGGGTAGCTGAGGGTTTCTTGAAGCATCAAAATGGATGCAGTAAAAGCTTGGAAGAGGAGGCAGAGGAGTATTTGGAGGATCTAGTCAAGAGGAATCTTGTAACTGTGACAAGTAGGAAGAGTGATGGTAAAATCAAGTGTTGCAGCCTCCATGATATGGTACGAGACTTGTGCATAAGGAAAGCTCATGATGAGAGGTTTCTTCGTGTTGCGGATAGTCGTGTTGTTCGACAAGGCATGATAAATGAGCGACGCATCAGTTTCAGGCTTTCTGATATAGATGACTTCTGGTGTCCAACCATCCGTACCATGCTATGCTTCGAACTCTGGAGTTTCCCTAGTTCGCCAGAGTTTCTACGACGTTTTAGATTGCTTAGGATATTGGATGCTGTGGGTGGCAACTCTAAAGACCTCCCTTCCCAAGTATTTGAGTTGTTTCATTTTAGATATCTTGCTTTAAATTGTTCTTCCAGTATTCCATCAGCCATATCTAATCTTCTGAATCTTCAAACCTTAATCATTATTCCAACCACTAACAGCTGGCATAAATTTATTAGTGATGAAGATGTATCTCATTTCTCTTTGCCATTGGAAATTTGGAGGATGCCTCAGTTAAGGCATATTGTCCTCTATGATCTTTATATGCTACCTCATCCCCCAGATGGATCAAACCTTCCATTAGTAAATCTTCAAAGTCTTTCCTACATAATTGATCTTGTATGGACAGAAGAGATTTTGCAAATGATTCCTAATGTGAAAAGATTGGGACTTGCGTATAAAAGCAATAAAGGGTATCACCTCCATCTTCTCAAGCATCTGCATCAACTTGAAAAGTTGGAACTCTATGGGTTTTACGGTTTTCCTTGGGTGGAGCATAACCTGATAACTTTCCCTCGGACACTAAAAAAGTTGACGTTAGCGGCTAGGGGATTTCCTTGGGAATATATGAGTGTTGTTGGTTCGTTGCCTAATCTACAAGTGCTTAAACTACGAGATTATGCTTGCGATGGTGACACATGGGAAACAGCTGATGGAGAATTTCCTCAGCTGAGGTTTTTGCTAATTGAGGGTTCAGATTTACAGCACTGGATAACTGAGAGCAGTCACTTCCCAAGACTCCAGTGCCTAGTGCTTCAGTATTGTTGGAATTTGAGGGAGATTCCAGAATGTATAGGAGAAATTCCAACACTTGAACTTATTGAAGTGGATCATTGTAACGAGGATCTTGAGAAGTCAGCCAAGCAAATAAATGAGGATCAACAGAGCTACGGAAATAATACTCTTCATGTTCGAACTATATAG